Within Citrus sinensis cultivar Valencia sweet orange chromosome 1, DVS_A1.0, whole genome shotgun sequence, the genomic segment tttattaaacatgtAGCTGATCATGTGTTCTCAAGTTGAACTAGAATGTTTCACTTAGAAATGAGTTTGGTAAATCTTAATTGTTGTTTAATTGCTAAATCTATATGATCTTGTAAATCTCTGATGTGCGTTACACGCAATGACTCTAATTAAGCggctgtttgtttttttattttattttattttatcgaACATTAAATATGCTTTACTTTGAGTTATTTAGTTGTTTCATACAAAATTGAGATCTTCCTATTAATTGGAGTACTATATTCTATCATTTACCCTCTTGGTGCTAATTCGTGTATATTCATGTAGAAAAACTATAAGtacatattaatttacaattaactTGTATAACAAAGCCACAAATGTTTTGCAAATGGCCACAAGTTTATATTTCCTAGGTTTCTTGTTGCGTTCATGAACATAATAAAAAGTGTCGCATCTCGCAATCAGTATACTGTTAGACGAtctgattttattaaattgactGTTTGACAATGTAACGGTATCAGATTTTATGATAACTATTTTTTGGAAGAATTATTGAAGGTGGTGAACGTGAATGGAGACGCAGACGCTGGGTGAGTGAGGCATTATTGGTGGGTTTTTGACTCCCATCAGCAGCAATTTGGCAATTAGTTTTCAAGTGGAAGAACATGGCAACTACCCATTTGCGACGAAAGTTGGAGGTCGACGTGCTTTGAGGTGATGGATGGAGACAGGGATAAAGTTAGCTGTATAATTTGGTTAAATTTGTGAAGGAATAACATGATTTTGTTTCCTTCAACTTCAGCTTcagcttttttttctttctttcttttttttttgccctttttgttttttttgggaGGCATTTGCAAATTGCAATTGCCATTGATTGACAACTCCATTTATGAAACTACCGAATTACCCTTCGACCAATCACTGATGACAGTCCCATTCAAACAcgccttttattttatttttttcttgtacatTTCCACCCTGAATTGAAGCATGGATGCGTCCATCAAGCCACTGTTCCTCTGGTCTGGAAACAGTGCGCCTGGCTACAAAATTTCGCACTGCCGATGCCAAACAGCAGGTGCTTGAACTGACTTTAActtgttaattatattattttcaacttttgttttgttttgttttgttttttttcttctttttcttttcttgagaATTAGGTTAATGTCGTGCTCCAAACACCTGTCTGTGATAAGCAAAGTTCTTGTACAGTGGCGATCTGATTACATATCAAGAATAATTGcgttattttcattaaattctgATATTTTTCCTAATGCTTTGggctctttttctttcactgGGTACTGAAACTgtttaatttcaaaagttaattaaaaaatggagGACTCTCTTACGTTTATACCATATCAACTCTGATAATATGGAAATGTAGAAACTTATGTTTTTAATCTATAGCAACTATTCTCGGTCAATAATGGatgttttgttctttttaataGGTCCTTTGTCACTTGAAAATATTGTACAAGACATGAATGTACGCTAATGTATAAGTTTGACTCTAATATCATATATGGCACTCCATGTGCCTACTTATATTTGTACatcttataaattttgtagggttgcttatatataaatttgacatactcaaatttttattctcttaCCTTAACCAAATAACTATTCgtgtaatattttttcaatatatcaACTCACAATTACAGATTAGTTCAAGAGTTGAATATTATCCTAggcatatttatttgatcTAAGATTTACTCTTAACTAATTTGAGACAATATCTCCAATCGGCGTGCCGCATTTTTGCCTTGTGTATATTTAGTCAATCATTTGATAATAAATCAACACTTGATAAGAATTGAATGAACAAAGAAATATTTGGAAATTGAGAGAATACCTTTCCAAATTGAAAGAGATTATTTTCGCAGACCGAAAGACTTTTGacaatttctaaagaaatgGTCTCCaagtttataaaaattttgaagaaggCTAATCTCGAATATTATCAACATTGTCCCAAAGTCCTTTGATTAATTTTCGACCAAAACACGTCAGAtgtaacaataattaaaccCATAGAAAGAAAGCTAATGTTGTATTGTGTTATGCCACATATTTTAGTCAATAATTCCCCGGACCAACCGACAATTCATCCTAAATATAGTAACCTTGCACTGGCACCAAACAAATGCTACAAAATTGTAATGATGTGATGTGCATATAATTTACTGTGATCAAATAAAATGGGCGTATTGATCAATatatttcatcaattaatgCTGGGAAAATCAGATGGCAAATTGCGAAAtctatatcataattttctaTCTTACATGACATAATTGTCTTTTTTGACTAATTGTTTCACTTcacagtaattaataaaaggcTTTTGTTATGTTACATAATCATGTAACATACATGATTATGTAGCAGCCGTTAGATTTCATCAAACGGttgtgaaaatataaaataaaaatatcatgttATTTTCACAACCGTTGGATTTTCAACCAACGGTTGATGCATAATAATGTATCTTACGTGATTATATAACATAATAATCTCCTTAATAAAACTGCAAACACGATAAATTGACGTGGATTGTAGAATATTTTGGTACATTATCACAAtgttgaaaaatcaaaatttgcgTCTGTTCTTTTTAAAGACAAATCGTCTACGGAATATTAATCCTTAATCGTACATTAATCACTCTCTCCTAATCATCCACATTATTCGGTTTCCTTACGAAATATGATCTCACATTAGTGCTTTAACTAAAGTTTTATCATGATCCTTGATTTTTACAGCAGGAGAGAATGAAATCATTAGGAAAAGGAGCAGGCAAATGGGCAAAGCATACAGGCATCTGTTTccatttgctttatttttttctctttgattGACAAGTTAAAGCAAAGTAGGGCGGAGATTTCGTATGTCTCAAACTTTACAAGTAGTAGATATGTGGTGCGTGTTTGTCTGTGTATATAGATATATGATTAATGTGCTTAATTAAAAAGCTTTGCTTTAGCTAAAGTTGAATTAACTCCAAAAtgttaaatatgaaattttgctTGATCCGGTAATGGGCAGTAGgcataaatttaaagaagagaatcaaataaaaagtttcatTGGAGGTCTAAAAATCATAAGAATTGTGTGTGGTTGTAATCAACTAGTTAAtggaatctttttttttttaaaaaattttttttaatccccCAGTAAGTATTCTActagaaggaaaaaaaaaaaaaatttaaggagAAGTCACATCTTATAGTAAGGGTAGGGGCTTGATTGTTACCATACATATCTATCAACTTCGTACATGGTTCCCTTTAATTCTCTCTCTAGTTTGTGCAGTAATTAACATGTTCAAGTTGTATGATTCTTTGCTTCtcgttattaaaataataataataataatatcaaactaTTTAGAATACTAAACTGGTTTTTGCAAAGGACCAAATGATTAATGAATTGTAATcagattttgttaaaattggttttgtcaataaaatattagttcGTCTTTGCGCATGTAGAGAAATGAGATGCAGCGTATTGACACCATGACCATGACTGGCCATTTTTGCTAACGAAGAATAAGTATGATCAATGATCATTTTAACATTTAGAACCCTTTTGCTTATTAACAAACACTTCATATTTGACTAATACTCGTTTTTAGGAAATAATATAACTACCCATTAATGAAATCGATCAACCAAACTATAACAAAGTGAACAAATTTATACTaccaagaagaaaattaacGCATCAGTGAAAGTGAATCTCAAAAGTGTTAAGTTTTAGGaacaaagataaaaatccATAGAAACGTCAACCCTTTAAACTGAGATTAATAACAATCGTAAGAAGCTTTTTCACCAACTCACGACCTGCGGGTGTGAACTTTTAACCCAGTAAAGGGCTGCTTGACTAGCAATTTCACAAACACGTAGCAGACATTTGCCACCTCGCACCAGATTGTGAAGTGGCAGCCGTGGCCAGATTCAATCATCTCAATGCCTAAAATCTAAGCATACAAAATCAAGCAGGCTGACATTGTAAAGGGTAGTGGATCCTCAGGTTGCAAAGATCTACATAAAAGCATAAAGTGCATAAGGGTTATAGGCAGGTACAGGCTAAGCTAAAAAGCACACCATCACATTACCCTACCTAAGGCTGTATTCACAACCGGAACGCACAAGCAATGGCAAATAGCAATAGGCCAGTTTGGCATTTCAGCTGTTTCCTTATGTGCTCTATAAATTAGGAGAGCTACTTCTTAATAATAAgctatttaatttcttaaaatgttGGAACAGGAGACCTATTTCTTAATAATGGTTTGATAATGATTCCTTGTGAAATATTCAACTCAGATAAATTCAGTGGCTGACAAAGCTACATGGCAGGCTCTATTGGTGAATAGAATAAATATTGCGATCTTAAAGCAACAGAGTCATActtgtgaaaaataaaaataaaagaacaacaaaatccaaatatCAGTGAGGTATGTCTCCTATCTTTCAAAAAGCAGACATCATGAGTAAGTCTTGTCTTTTAACTCTTATGCgtgttctcttttttttttttttacactgATACTATTAGTGATATTTAAATATTGGACTCATTTAAGTTAAATCTTATAAAACACTCTCTAAATTTTTACTCTTATTAATATTCGAAGCACGTCTACTcaatttacattttataaaggagaatattatctccactcaattatttcaaaattaaagaagatttcaaaattgaagaagaaatgaagcCTCTATATCGGAGCTCCAACTAGCAGCAGCTCCTCCAATCACTTGGCCAGAGTCCTCTCACATAACTCTTATAGGGTTAATAACTACTAAAAGTGAGACCTCACAAAAAAAACCACTAATCCCCGTGAAGGGGGTAAAAAAACAAGAATGCGTACTACTGATTTAACTCGCtaatatttcaattccaaGTACTTTCATAAAGACTATACAGTAGACTTACATAAGACTAATTACAAATGACAATTCCAATCATGAATCAACCGTATCATCTTGAGTTGCAGTTCAAAACACTGTATACAactataaatatgaaatattaatattacttGGCATCCTTTTTCATATTGCTTCTCATTGGTCACAATCACCCATGAGCCAAGGAGTCCTTGGATCCTCCCATCTTGTTTTTGCCTGCACAAAAGATCAACAAGTCATTTTTCCGCAGTAAGTTTTAAACTGtgaagaaaaggaaatatGCAGATTtctattcctttttttttttttttttatgagtaTTCCATGAAATCCTTGGCTAAATGATTACTCTGGCAAAAATCAATGAGATAATGTGTCTCTGCAGTCCCCAAAGTACTTGAGTCCTATTTTTTACTCAATAGGCATCAATTTTACCAATTTcaaatgaattgaaaaagaGTTCCCCAAATTCAaggattttacaaaatttgaaagatgCAAGTACTTTTTGCAGAACTTAGAAAAGTGGTCAAATCTGAGCAGTTTACACAGGACCTTGAAGCTGCAGGATAATAACATTTCAAAAGGCAGAGAAGAAGTGAACAGTGAACCTAAAACCTTCAACAATTCATTGCTCTTTATTTGGAGCATAGTTCATTGTGAAGCAAGAATCTTACTAACCTTTCATAGCTTCACCGGATTCTGCTTTGGTAGTCAAACGGCATACAGCCTAATAACCTGGCTGATATTAGCACGACAAACAGGGCAACCCCATTTTTTGGCTTTGACCTCATTCAAACAAGACATACATCCAGCCATGTGACCACAAGGTACACAAGCCCCCTCAACTGGAGCATCCAAACATATCACACATGATGAGGTAGCATCTTTGTCTCCTTTCACTTTACTCTTGCTACATGGCAATTGCTCAATACTTGGGGAAGAAACATCAACAGGGCCTACATCAATAGATGGGTACTGAACTGGACCATCTTCTGTTATCTCATCAGTAACTGGAGGAGCTGATGGGATTGTGTCCAAGGAATGTATCATTGTTTTGGTAGCAGGCATGTTATTGTTCTGAATCTGAGTTTGCTGAGATGAGTGGCCACTAAGCCTGGCTTCGTGCATTACCCACTGACTGCTACTTGCCTTTGAAGGAGAAGGTGCTGCTGATGCACCTTGACCTGAGTTATTCCAACTGGTGGACGCAGCAGTTGCTCCACTGCTGGGTTGAGGATCACAAATTGGTGTCTCAGCAATAGCAGTCTGGATAGAGGCATTAATTGCCATTGCTAATTCCAAGTCTTCTGCTGGTGTTGGAGCAGTAGCTTGAACAGCATGACTCTGAGGATTATGCAGAAATGCAGGATTTACCTAACATTCCACACTTTCATGTTATAAACTATAGCTAATTAAGGAAACATAAATCCAAGGCATTAATGTACAATTTATCGGAACAATAGTATCTATTTTTTGAAGGGCATTGGATGATCACTTAAGAAAACATATTAGTGATATACGACAGCATTATCATGTCAATATAATtggaatttataattttactgaTGAAAAGTACTTGACAAGTAACTTTGCCCATAAGGCCATAATGCATGTATATAGCAACTATTTTATTAAGcacaagaaattgaagaatgaTACTATCACAAGGCAACATATTGTACCTGTGGTATTCCCTTGCAAGCATTGCAGAAAGCCTGAAGTTGTTGCTTGTCACTTTCATTTGCAGCTGCAAGCTTAATGCGTGTTTCTGGAAGAATGCAAATCAAATAGTTCATAAAAGCATGTCTAAACTGTAGTAACgagtcaaataaatttaaaattaaagttaatttttagtaTAAAGGCAAACATTACTTTATCCATGGATATCTGATGGATCCATTCAAGACAGAGGCAGGAGCATGGCGAGGGACAATTTATAGTTAACTAATTTCTAATGTTATTACTCACTAcataatatcataaataatttgaaataactCCATAGTTATTATACTTACGCCTAATAATTTGAGTTCTACACCTTCGTCTCCGCCTCCTGCCTCTTGGAACTATTCATGAATATAACATTCAATCAAAATGTAGAGAATTGGATGAAGGGGATAGTAACTTCAAAATGCCGAACAATAGgtttgcaaaataaatatttcagaATCAGAAATTACTGGTGGAGTTGTCAACAATTGTCACGGACGGATCAGAATGCTGAAATTTTGGTTCTTCCAAATTGGCTTTCCACAGAGCAATAACCATTCGTGGTCGGGCATCCTGCACATTCATTTATAGTAGCATATAAGTAAACAAAAGCACataatctttttctctttttggtcACTGTCATCCAATAGTTTAGGAGAAGAAAGATATAATAACTCAGAATACCAAATGTAAAATTTGTCCAGCATTCACAACAAGAACGGTGGATTTTCAGGGATACTATAAACAGcagtagatattcaaaaagaGAACACTCTATACATTGTGATACAACAAGAATCTCAATTTGgcataatttcatataaaatgAACACTTCATTCAATACAGAGCACAAAGTCCAAGACGCAACCAGTAAGGAGGATCAAATAGGGACACCAAAAGTCATAAACTACCAAAACCACAAAGACCCAAGTGACAGTAGGTGCAAACTCTGACTACAAACACATAATCAGGCATCACATGGTGGCTGAATCATTTCCACCGCCAGTCTTTTAATACATGTCATTCTGAACCAACGGTCTGTAAGAAGGTTTTGGTCAGTGTAGATAAACAACCACAGACAGCTAAAATGTCATGACAGATGAGGTTATTCCTCTCCTAGTAACTCTGAGAATTTCCTAAGGAAAATGAAGTATAACAGAGGACCAATGACACCCCACTCAAACTAGTAAAAGTAGCTAAAAATGCacccaaagaaaagaaaaaaagaaagaaagaaagaaaggaattGCATTTTAGAGAAACTGATTGCCTTGGAAAATATTAAGGCATACCAAGAAGGATCCTAAGAAATGCATCTAAATTTATCTCAAGAAATTCCGTAGcaaaaaatacaatattttaaagaagcCCTAGTCAAATCCTATCAGTAAACTAAAACAACGAATCATTAACACAGACAACTGACgagaaaaattcatttaaaacttTTGACTTAGGATagaaaaagattcaaaatatGTTTCAACAAATGCGATAATTACACATAGACCAAGCTTTTTTCACACATATTGTCACATTAACCAAACCAACAGTTGTAATCTGGTAAAAACCCAAGTAGAAGAGTTGATACTGACAGAATCAAAACAGTTGGGGAAAGGGTGGCGTTGCAGGTGGTGATGAAatgtaaaagaattttaatgataaatacaAATCTCGGTAGTGATGATTTTGCATTAACATTGTCAAGCATCCCTATGACTCCGTCCATAGCCTTCTAACGCAGTGAACAATATAgatatcaaatattagaaTAGTTAATCAGAATTCAATTCTCAACCAGTGAAAGAGAACTTAAATTGTAATACCAGCAAACTAGGATATATTGCAAGCTCCAACTTGAAAGGCTTTGTAGGGTTACGGGAACCAGTTGGCAAGACAGCAACCCAACTGGAAAAAATGCAATATCAAGTACTACTTTGtgagaaaaactaattaacttACAGATTAACAAAAGAGGATTAGAAGTGTCACATGATTTGCATCAACACGACCCATCTAACTAGGCTCCGATGAGCACATATCCTAATATAACTGAAGAAAAAGAGGATATAGAACTCGATACCCACACTTTTCTTGAAAGCAACTGAGGGGCTAATAATTCAAGAAATCCTGGTCCATAAAGCTCTCGCAACCAGCCAGAGAATATGCAGATGTGATTCTGTAAATCGTCAAAGAAATCTCCAGCTTTAGGTACCACTTTACttaagaaaagggaaaaatatcAATGCATTGGAATATGGAGCACACACAGAACTACATAATTTTCTTATCAAGTACCTCAATTGCACGTACAACATTGGTGAACCCTTTGGCTCTAGCAACCTCAAGAGGAGTTTGACAATCATCATTCAGTACTAATGCATTCGCTGGACATTTGATCACTTATTAAACTCCAGAGGACAATGGAAAACAGAAAAAGGAACAAATTGTAgctcaaagaatttaattggTACACTCAACCACACAACGCACCTCCATACGAAAGAAGTAACTTTACAGTTCTTTCGAGGCCTCTTTTAGCTGCATGATGTAAAGGAGTCCCACCATGACGACCTAAAACACACccgaaaagaaaacaataacaaataagaaagtTAAATCGGATATTATATTAGCTAATCCTCCTACTCGCTAATACTACAGTAAGTGACACTCTAATTTGACACCTtttaaggaaattttttttttttttaacaatgcATTTTATCTTTGCACAGGA encodes:
- the LOC102628587 gene encoding putative E3 ubiquitin-protein ligase XBAT34 isoform X3; its protein translation is MGLQQSKEELLYQQVNYGNVEGIKALCRDGAGLEWIDKEGKTPLIVACMNPGLYDVAKTLIELGAKVDAYRPSRHGGTPLHHAAKRGLERTVKLLLSYGANALVLNDDCQTPLEVARAKGFTNVVRAIENHICIFSGWLRELYGPGFLELLAPQLLSRKVWVAVLPTGSRNPTKPFKLELAIYPSLLDARPRMVIALWKANLEEPKFQHSDPSVTIVDNSTKTRIKLAAANESDKQQLQAFCNACKGIPQVNPAFLHNPQSHAVQATAPTPAEDLELAMAINASIQTAIAETPICDPQPSSGATAASTSWNNSGQGASAAPSPSKASSSQWVMHEARLSGHSSQQTQIQNNNMPATKTMIHSLDTIPSAPPVTDEITEDGPVQYPSIDVGPVDVSSPSIEQLPCSKSKVKGDKDATSSCVICLDAPVEGACVPCGHMAGCMSCLNEVKAKKWGCPVCRANISQVIRLYAV
- the LOC102628587 gene encoding putative E3 ubiquitin-protein ligase XBAT35 isoform X1; protein product: MGLQQSKEELLYQQVNYGNVEGIKALCRDGAGLEWIDKEGKTPLIVACMNPGLYDVAKTLIELGAKVDAYRPSRHGGTPLHHAAKRGLERTVKLLLSYGANALVLNDDCQTPLEVARAKGFTNVVRAIENHICIFSGWLRELYGPGFLELLAPQLLSRKVWVAVLPTGSRNPTKPFKLELAIYPSLLDARPRMVIALWKANLEEPKFQHSDPSVTIVDNSTIPRGRRRRRRCRTQIIRQTRIKLAAANESDKQQLQAFCNACKGIPQVNPAFLHNPQSHAVQATAPTPAEDLELAMAINASIQTAIAETPICDPQPSSGATAASTSWNNSGQGASAAPSPSKASSSQWVMHEARLSGHSSQQTQIQNNNMPATKTMIHSLDTIPSAPPVTDEITEDGPVQYPSIDVGPVDVSSPSIEQLPCSKSKVKGDKDATSSCVICLDAPVEGACVPCGHMAGCMSCLNEVKAKKWGCPVCRANISQVIRLYAV
- the LOC102628587 gene encoding putative E3 ubiquitin-protein ligase XBAT34 isoform X2; protein product: MGLQQSKEELLYQQVNYGNVEGIKALCRDGAGLEWIDKEGKTPLIVACMNPGLYDVAKTLIELGAKVDAYRPSRHGGTPLHHAAKRGLERTVKLLLSYGANALVLNDDCQTPLEVARAKGFTNVVRAIENHICIFSGWLRELYGPGFLELLAPQLLSRKVWVAVLPTGSRNPTKPFKLELAIYPSLLDARPRMVIALWKANLEEPKFQHSDPSVTIVDNSTIPRGRRRRRRCRTQIIRQTRIKLAAANESDKQQLQAFCNACKGIPQSHAVQATAPTPAEDLELAMAINASIQTAIAETPICDPQPSSGATAASTSWNNSGQGASAAPSPSKASSSQWVMHEARLSGHSSQQTQIQNNNMPATKTMIHSLDTIPSAPPVTDEITEDGPVQYPSIDVGPVDVSSPSIEQLPCSKSKVKGDKDATSSCVICLDAPVEGACVPCGHMAGCMSCLNEVKAKKWGCPVCRANISQVIRLYAV
- the LOC102628587 gene encoding putative E3 ubiquitin-protein ligase XBAT34 isoform X4, which translates into the protein MGLQQSKEELLYQQVNYGNVEGIKALCRDGAGLEWIDKEGKTPLIVACMNPGLYDVAKTLIELGAKVDAYRPSRHGGTPLHHAAKRGLERTVKLLLSYGANALVLNDDCQTPLEVARAKGFTNVVRAIENHICIFSGWLRELYGPGFLELLAPQLLSRKVWVAVLPTGSRNPTKPFKLELAIYPSLLDARPRMVIALWKANLEEPKFQHSDPSVTIVDNSTKTRIKLAAANESDKQQLQAFCNACKGIPQSHAVQATAPTPAEDLELAMAINASIQTAIAETPICDPQPSSGATAASTSWNNSGQGASAAPSPSKASSSQWVMHEARLSGHSSQQTQIQNNNMPATKTMIHSLDTIPSAPPVTDEITEDGPVQYPSIDVGPVDVSSPSIEQLPCSKSKVKGDKDATSSCVICLDAPVEGACVPCGHMAGCMSCLNEVKAKKWGCPVCRANISQVIRLYAV